tgttaaattattaatgacactttttaataaaaacataaataattcatTTGTACCAGTTAAAAAAACATCTAACAAAATTATTcaatttattttacatatttttttgtaatttgtattataatgtttttatattattcattttattcgtaaaaataaataaaaatgcaaaaaaaaaaaaaaataggaaattaggttaatatataaaataaaaaaatgatgacatattttttaatataaaccTGAAATATATTGGGATAAGGCTTTGATAATtagtatattaattattaacatatatgcGTGATATTATCtataattgttttatatgacttaatataataatattaatgtttaaCTAAAACTCCAAAAATATTTCCAAACAttttgaataatatattgCTTGGGTTAATCGGCGATGtatctatatttatgtaattgCTTACATAATAACATAGTATAGCActtgaaaaatataaccTCTTTGATACactaatataatatttatgcaacgcgtactttttattttattttatttattttttatataaagcgtattaatttaatatatatatgtacattaaaatgcattatttttatttcttcataaATATggtattatatctttaagaggaatattatatataataatcattatatgcatatataaaaaataagttttaaatttttttatataatgtaattttttttaaaaaaaaaaattataaatatttacaattaTAGAGCATATGTAATTATTAcaacataaattttttttaattaaatatatttcattgaatttcaaaatattattattttccaaaaatttaattatataaacagCAGAAAATGGCAGCCATCCCAGTAGCAGAATTACCTGAATGCGAAAAACAGGAACTTTTATGTACCTACGCAGCCTTAATATTACatgaagaaaaaatgagcataactaatgaaaatattgtaaagcttattaaaaaatcaaaCAATACAGTTTTACCATACTTACCAATGCTTTTTGAAAAGGCATTAAAAGGAAAAGATATTGAGTAAGTAGAAGAATATAGGggaaaagaaaattatatatatagtgattatttatgaatgtatatgtatataacgAAGGTTTCATTGCTCTTGAAGTATTATGGAGTATATGTATTTGCatgtgtattatatattataattagaagcttaatatatgtatatccCTTGGATGTAATATATTGAGCATATTATGTATTgtgcatatattataattatatcgTAAAGGAATAGAGCATTATTTCCGTGTGAcatattacataattttgtatacatatgtatccgttttaatataaatttatatatgatattcttattttttgCAGAGGATTATTAAGCAACTTAAGTGTTGGTGGAGGTGCTCCAGCAGCTGCAGCACAAGTTGCCACTGAAAATGCTGATGATGGCAAAAAGGACTCTAAAAAAGAAGAGAAAGTAGAAGaggaagaagaagaagatgaTTTAGGTTTTTCATTATTCGGTTAGACttattacaaaatataataggaAAGGATTTAGGAAAATAGGACTCTAAGTTTGTAGAAGAAAGGCTCTTAATGTATTtattatgtaataataacagtatgtattttttcttccacatttttataaatagaaAAGAAAGTATGTCCATTTGCATATTTTATGTAAATgtaattacatatatattatataattttttttattatattaattttttaaaactttgaggaagtaaaaaaaaatatattatcattattgtAAAGTAAAACGCGACAAAACTTTTACattatgcatattatttttatgtataattaaaatattgaaaaaaacgaaaagaTTATATGTGTGCTATAAGCATatgttaaaattttttataataaataaacaatgGTAATGTTTTATTGCATTTGacgtttttttatattcaaatgtAATAgtaagttataaaaaaatacaaattgtTTATTATAAGTTAATATATCGAAAACTGTGTGTAACTTATGAGGATGAAAAATGATTTCATACGTCTATCCCGTTTTTTTAGAACAATAATACGCTCCGTAATAAAATAgcaaaaatatagaaatatatatcacATTTATTAAAGTAAAACATTAAATGtcatcaaaaaataatacatcgttagaaaaaatatactttttATTCCTAATTAAATGGTCACAAAAAAATGGATGATAAATAACAACAAACTGTTTATATACTACTGAAAGTGAcgaaatacaatttttatcttataaaagtgcttataaatattaaaacgTGCATTTATATGTAGTTgtgtatatttaattttaaggAAAGATATATGATAAGTAAATAACATAtctatatatctatattatatatatatatatagcgCATGCTGAAGTCGTTTTAGTATAGCTTTTTATGTGGTGAATTCAAATGatgattaaaatataaattgtaatattattttattttgaatgaatataatagcaccttatatgtatattaatatattcataaatcttataatatacaaaataataaatatagttattttGAGAATGAATATCAAGGCATATTTGCATCCTATAtacaataaatttatttaataaataaataaatcaaGTTAAAAATTACCACATCcgatattttaaataatgttGTGAATTATTATCGGTTCTTTGGGATATGCTAAAAATCTAAGCTATTTCCTTTGGCTAATTGAGCACAtgttattttcttcatttatatGCTAATTTTACATAAcctctatattattattattactattattattactattattattattactattattactattattactattattattattattactattattattattattactattattactattattattattactattattagtattattattagtattattattattgttattattattatttatgtattattactaatattattatgagtattattattactaatattgttattattattattattattattatatgtatttataaaagaTTTACGTTAAATGTAAGAAACTATAAGCTTAAtgttatgtaaatatattaaaccatggtaatataaattttatttctttgaAGTATTAATACGATATAAGAGAAGAATATAATTCTcaaaaaaattcaataaaTTTTAGAAATAATAGGTTCTAACATATGCAAGAAACTAATTTCAGcataaatgatttttatgaTTCTACTTTGAGCATTTTAGATAAGCATGATGGGGGCAATTGTggtgaagaagaaaaaatatatactaataaaactataaaattgAGCCCAAAGGATTCtaaatatattgatatattatcagaattaaaagatatagaaaatgaaGTGAAAGAATGCATTAATGAAATTGCGAGCAAATTAGAAATATCGAAAAAAGGAAACGATGATAATGGGGAATATGAACTATCAGTGGAATCAAATGTAGATAAaaggataataaaaaaggatATTCATCTCCTTGTATCGAGAATTGAAGATTTAAAAGAACTGAAACATAGTGAAAATATCTTGAATGTAGATAATAATTACTttggaaataaatataatgaagtTATTTCAGGAAGTAGTTATGCTGTAGTCAAGTGTGATTCAAGCTTTAATGAAACGTACAAAGATTTCATGAAGAATCATGTATTACTATTTGCAGTTACATTAATGTGTTTATTTTCAGGAGGGTTAGCAATACCATtggttattttattattaccgAAAGCGAAATACACCATTAAGAAGCTATGGAAACTCAGAAagttattcaaaaaaaaatcacgCATGATAAAATAGTCATTctttattatgttttattatatttgtttaaataattaaaaataatatttgtaaaatttAATAGCAATTCTTCCAGATAATAcaaaagtaaaatatttgGATATTTATGGCATCGAAACTGCACctgtttatattttataaaacaaaaaagtaTGCTTTAGATAATTTGTTTTGTTACAATTATttgttataaaattatttaaatatataatggaTTTGTCTTGGCATTTTTACGAGATGAtttccatatatttttatgtatatacaattgtttatttaatgcaaattttaatttatccaTTTTAAGGAATTTCTAACtttgtataattatattttatatttctttaaaaaaataattttaaatatatctatCAATAGGATTATAAACATATTCAATACCTATCTATATAGGCTTGGTTTCATGTTTTGaactatttattttgtttttattgtGTTTTTTAAAGTTTGGTAATGCTTACTGGAgtagtatttttttaaatatatataagtaatAATTTACTAGAAAAAAATGTACTACgccatattttttatcctAGAAGCTAAGTTTAAATTTGAAATAAAAGAGTGATaaacattaatatgaaaaaatcgTGTATAAAAGCGATctttcataaattataacGTGCATATGGTATGTTCATATAacttaaatattaaatatgtttaaaataaaattttgttattttatattttaatattatatattggctattcatatataataataatactaataatTAATGTGTAATATTACAAATGCTTATTATATAAGATGCGTTAATCATAATTTAGGAtaatattgaattatatatatcaaaaaacaTAGTATACaatacttttattttattttataaatatttttatttagcGAAActtcttatttttattctacatatatgtttaatttaatatttatattttcccaACGTCATTCTACAGCAGtagcaaaataaaataaataaatattatcttatatggtttatatttatgttatattttatttaatttttctattaGTACATATCAATCCTGGTTCTTAACGCAAACACAATTTTAgttagtttattataatgttcattatatgtgcataaaatatattggtattatatgttttaaataacaatataaaaaaattattacatataatgTAACATTTGATTGAATGCTTCTAATAATTTCATTAATTTAATtactataaattatattccgATCAAATATAACTTACAGATAAAAGTATCTATCATggtttatttttactataaagAACACAAAAAACAgcacatatacatattatatgcacaatatattttttaatattaataatatgaaagTACGcttaaaatacaaaaagaatTTATGCtaataaaaggaaaaaaacagaaaatgAAATGTTTTTTCAATGTGACTTTGgtgttaaataattttattgtgaaaacgtaaatacatatattttggaATTGAATCGCAAATATTGGcactttttaataaatcaaatatattattatatatgacacataagaattaaaaaaaatgttataaaaaaggCAAATTTATACATAAGGATATTTAAATATCTCGAATTATTGGCATCTTATTGatttgtttaattatattaattatatcagTTAATTTTTACAGCGTATGGGATATACTTGAATTTTTGGTTTACTGTCATAATATGATATGCAAGTATACAATATCCATCAGAAACTACAAATCACGTAATTTATAGCGATATGAGCCTGGAGTAATATCATATGGTGATGGTTTTCCATTATTTTATGGTATTTATGGATTTGTATTGGCTCCTATGCGAATGGGTTACCTTCATAATTAATTGGTTTGCCTGGGTCTTTATGTGGGTAACTTAAgggtattatttttatatcatcatcGGAATCGTTTTCTTTAGCATTCTTTTTATAATGCATTACACCAAGTGTAGTAGCAATTGCTAGTGCTACTGTTGCGGCTATTGTTGATATAAATG
Above is a window of Plasmodium yoelii strain 17X genome assembly, chromosome: 9 DNA encoding:
- a CDS encoding acidic ribosomal protein P1; the protein is MAAIPVAELPECEKQELLCTYAALILHEEKMSITNENIVKLIKKSNNTVLPYLPMLFEKALKGKDIEGLLSNLSVGGGAPAAAAQVATENADDGKKDSKKEEKVEEEEEEDDLGFSLFG
- a CDS encoding fam-b protein gives rise to the protein MQETNFSINDFYDSTLSILDKHDGGNCGEEEKIYTNKTIKLSPKDSKYIDILSELKDIENEVKECINEIASKLEISKKGNDDNGEYELSVESNVDKRIIKKDIHLLVSRIEDLKELKHSENILNVDNNYFGNKYNEVISGSSYAVVKCDSSFNETYKDFMKNHVLLFAVTLMCLFSGGLAIPLVILLLPKAKYTIKKLWKLRKLFKKKSRMIK
- a CDS encoding early transcribed membrane protein, which gives rise to MKLAKALYFVAFLLAIKVLTPGSNNYVEANPPNSDKVANGGDRTLIKKIKDNKVAFISTIAATVALAIATTLGVMHYKKNAKENDSDDDIKIIPLSYPHKDPGKPINYEGNPFA